One genomic segment of Linepithema humile isolate Giens D197 chromosome 5, Lhum_UNIL_v1.0, whole genome shotgun sequence includes these proteins:
- the Pym gene encoding partner of Y14 and mago isoform X1 — MILTLGFTHFFCTFIPASQRPDGTWRKQRRVKDGYIPQEEVPLYESKGKQMVKKPLYPVGASPEFIAEHKAKLEALAAKNKVIPGSQPKPQEGSKKKRKKNKSKTVEPVTEGLSKITISEPEFHKEVPTHNDKPLSTTKHTTTNNIIKENSNTAQKTSVDPQKRLKNLRKKIREIEILEEKIKTGSLKNADKEILDKVARKTEISKEIKRLEAAL, encoded by the exons ATGATTCTTACACTGGGATTTACGCACTTTTTTT GCACATTTATCCCAGCGAGCCAACGACCTGATGGCACATGGCGTAAGCAACGGCGTGTGAAGGATGGATATATTCCTCAAGAAGAAGTTCCACT ATATGAAAGTAAAGGGAAGCAAATGGTAAAGAAGCCTTTATATCCTGTGGGTGCCAGTCCAGAATTTATAGCTGAACATAAGGCTAAGTTAGAGGCTCTAGCAGCaaagaataaagtaatacCTGGTTCACAACCAAAACCTCAAGAGGGATccaagaagaaaagaaagaaaaataaatctaaaactGTTGAGCCAGTTACAGAAGGATTGTCCAAAATCACAATCTCGGAGCCTGAATTTCATAAAGAAGTTCCAACTCATAATGATAAGCCACTGTCTACTACAAAACACACAACaacaaacaatataattaaggAAAATTCAAATACTGCACAGAAGACGTCTGTTGATCCGCAAAAGAGATTAAAGAATTTGCGCAAGAAAATTAGGGAAATCGAAATATTGGAGGAGAAAATCAAAACTGGCTCTTTGAAAAATGCTGATAAGGAAATACTTGATAAAGTGGCGCGAAAAACGGAGatttctaaagaaataaaaagattagaaGCCGCTCTATAG
- the Pym gene encoding partner of Y14 and mago isoform X2, with amino-acid sequence MASTYIKDETGTFIPASQRPDGTWRKQRRVKDGYIPQEEVPLYESKGKQMVKKPLYPVGASPEFIAEHKAKLEALAAKNKVIPGSQPKPQEGSKKKRKKNKSKTVEPVTEGLSKITISEPEFHKEVPTHNDKPLSTTKHTTTNNIIKENSNTAQKTSVDPQKRLKNLRKKIREIEILEEKIKTGSLKNADKEILDKVARKTEISKEIKRLEAAL; translated from the exons ATGGCGTCAACTTACATCAAAGACGAGACGG GCACATTTATCCCAGCGAGCCAACGACCTGATGGCACATGGCGTAAGCAACGGCGTGTGAAGGATGGATATATTCCTCAAGAAGAAGTTCCACT ATATGAAAGTAAAGGGAAGCAAATGGTAAAGAAGCCTTTATATCCTGTGGGTGCCAGTCCAGAATTTATAGCTGAACATAAGGCTAAGTTAGAGGCTCTAGCAGCaaagaataaagtaatacCTGGTTCACAACCAAAACCTCAAGAGGGATccaagaagaaaagaaagaaaaataaatctaaaactGTTGAGCCAGTTACAGAAGGATTGTCCAAAATCACAATCTCGGAGCCTGAATTTCATAAAGAAGTTCCAACTCATAATGATAAGCCACTGTCTACTACAAAACACACAACaacaaacaatataattaaggAAAATTCAAATACTGCACAGAAGACGTCTGTTGATCCGCAAAAGAGATTAAAGAATTTGCGCAAGAAAATTAGGGAAATCGAAATATTGGAGGAGAAAATCAAAACTGGCTCTTTGAAAAATGCTGATAAGGAAATACTTGATAAAGTGGCGCGAAAAACGGAGatttctaaagaaataaaaagattagaaGCCGCTCTATAG